A stretch of the Halomonas sp. BDJS001 genome encodes the following:
- the gmhB gene encoding D-glycero-beta-D-manno-heptose 1,7-bisphosphate 7-phosphatase: protein MLNAEKLVILDRDGVINHDSDNYIKSLDEWVPYPTSITAIARLTHAGYTVAVATNQSGIARGYYDEATLHTMHEHLIRLVTSEGGHIAHIVYCPHGPGDNCRCRKPLPGMLRNIQQYLGLESLTGSWMVGDSLRDLQAGEAVGCKTALVRTGKGVKTEQKGVGLEKAKVFDDLAQFVEWLIK, encoded by the coding sequence ATGCTAAATGCCGAGAAACTTGTCATCCTGGATCGAGACGGCGTCATCAACCATGACTCTGATAACTACATCAAATCTCTCGACGAGTGGGTGCCCTACCCCACTTCAATCACTGCCATTGCCCGCCTTACTCACGCGGGATACACCGTTGCCGTTGCGACAAATCAATCGGGCATTGCCCGTGGCTATTATGATGAGGCAACCCTCCATACAATGCATGAACACTTAATAAGGTTAGTAACATCGGAAGGTGGTCATATCGCACATATCGTTTACTGCCCCCATGGGCCAGGTGATAATTGCCGATGCCGTAAACCCTTGCCAGGAATGCTGCGAAACATACAACAATACCTGGGGTTAGAAAGCTTAACAGGAAGTTGGATGGTCGGTGATAGTCTACGGGATCTTCAGGCGGGCGAAGCAGTAGGCTGTAAAACAGCACTGGTCAGAACAGGAAAGGGAGTTAAGACGGAGCAAAAAGGCGTTGGCCTTGAAAAAGCCAAGGTCTTCGATGATTTAGCGCAATTTGTTGAGTGGCTCATTAAATAG